Proteins found in one Thalassomonas actiniarum genomic segment:
- a CDS encoding CTP synthase, translating into MTTRYIFVTGGVVSSLGKGIAAASLAAILEARGLKVTMLKLDPYINVDPGTMSPIQHGEVFVTDDGAETDLDLGHYERFIRTKMTKRNNFTTGRIYQDILSRERKGEFLGATIQVIPHITNDIKRRVIEGAEGYDVAMVEIGGTVGDIESQPFLEAIRQLGTELGRERAMYMHLTLVPYLAASGEIKTKPTQHSVKELRSIGIFPDILVCRSEGIIPANERAKIALFTNVEERAVVSMRDVDSIYKIPALLKSQGTDELVVKRFGLDVPEADLSEWEKVLYQEANPVGEVTIGMVGKYIELADAYKSVNEALKHAGLKNQVTVNIKYVDSQDVEVKGVEILQGLDAILVPGGFGERGVEGKILAAQYARENKVPYLGICLGMQVALIEYARNVAGLTGAHSTEFDAQAKHPVIGLISEWLDEEGNVEYRNENSDLGGTMRLGSQLCHLLKGTKACDVYGSETIYERHRHRFEVNNNYREQLSQAGLVFSGLSSDKNLVEVIENPDHPWFIAGQFHPEFNSTPRDGHPLFESFVAASFEYHKQQTN; encoded by the coding sequence ATGACAACTAGATATATTTTTGTAACTGGCGGCGTGGTTTCGTCTCTTGGTAAAGGTATTGCAGCAGCATCATTAGCGGCGATTCTTGAAGCACGTGGTCTGAAAGTGACTATGTTAAAGCTTGATCCCTATATTAATGTCGATCCCGGTACCATGAGCCCGATCCAGCACGGTGAAGTTTTTGTGACCGATGACGGCGCGGAAACCGATTTGGACTTAGGTCACTATGAACGTTTTATCCGTACCAAGATGACCAAGCGCAACAACTTTACCACCGGCCGTATTTATCAGGATATTCTGTCACGTGAGCGTAAAGGTGAATTCCTGGGGGCGACCATTCAAGTCATCCCGCATATTACCAATGATATCAAACGTCGGGTGATTGAAGGTGCAGAAGGTTATGATGTTGCCATGGTAGAAATTGGCGGCACCGTAGGGGATATCGAATCCCAGCCGTTTTTAGAAGCCATCCGTCAGCTGGGCACTGAGCTTGGCCGCGAGCGCGCCATGTATATGCACTTAACTTTAGTGCCTTACCTGGCGGCATCGGGTGAAATCAAAACCAAGCCGACCCAGCACTCGGTAAAAGAGTTGCGCTCTATCGGTATTTTCCCTGATATCCTGGTGTGCCGCTCAGAAGGCATTATTCCTGCCAATGAAAGAGCGAAAATTGCCCTGTTTACCAATGTTGAAGAAAGAGCCGTGGTCTCGATGCGCGATGTCGACAGTATCTATAAGATCCCGGCGTTGCTTAAATCCCAGGGTACAGATGAATTAGTGGTTAAGCGTTTTGGCCTGGATGTGCCTGAAGCTGACTTAAGCGAGTGGGAAAAAGTTTTATATCAGGAAGCAAACCCGGTGGGCGAAGTGACTATCGGTATGGTCGGCAAATATATCGAACTGGCGGATGCCTATAAGTCGGTTAACGAAGCCTTAAAACATGCCGGTTTGAAAAACCAGGTAACGGTAAATATTAAATACGTCGATTCCCAGGACGTGGAAGTCAAAGGGGTTGAAATCCTGCAGGGCTTAGATGCCATTTTGGTACCGGGCGGCTTTGGCGAGCGCGGTGTGGAAGGAAAAATTCTGGCGGCCCAGTATGCCCGTGAAAATAAAGTGCCTTATTTGGGCATTTGTCTGGGGATGCAGGTGGCATTGATTGAATATGCCCGTAATGTTGCCGGTTTAACCGGTGCCCACAGTACCGAGTTTGATGCGCAGGCAAAACACCCGGTAATAGGTTTGATCAGCGAATGGCTGGACGAAGAAGGTAATGTCGAATACCGCAATGAAAACTCCGATCTCGGCGGTACCATGCGTTTAGGCTCTCAGTTGTGTCACCTGTTGAAAGGTACCAAGGCTTGTGACGTATATGGCAGTGAAACAATTTATGAGAGACACCGTCATCGTTTTGAGGTAAATAATAACTACCGGGAGCAATTAAGCCAGGCGGGCTTAGTTTTCTCCGGTTTATCTTCGGATAAAAATTTGGTGGAGGTGATTGAAAATCCTGATCACCCCTGGTTTATTGCCGGACAATTCCATCCCGAGTTTAACTCTACGCCTCGTGATGGACATCCTTTGTTTGAAAGCTTTGTTGCCGCTTCTTTTGAATACCACAAGCAACAAACAAACTAA
- the eno gene encoding phosphopyruvate hydratase: protein MSNISKIIAREIMDSRGNPTVEADVYLESGAWGRACAPSGASTGSREALELRDGDKSRYLGKGVLKAVAAINDKISPALLGKDALAQADIDQVMIDLDGTENKEVLGANAILAVSLANAKAAAMAKGVQLFEHIADLNGTPGQYSLPLPMMNILNGGEHADNNVDIQEFMVQPVGAVSFSEALRMGAEIFHQLKKELSAQGLNTAVGDEGGFAPNLASNEDALKVIEQAVAAAGYEMNKDVTLALDCAASEFYKEGVYDLSGEGKQFDSEGFAGYLAELSARYPIVSIEDGLDESDWAGWKILTDKVGEKVQLVGDDLFVTNTKILKRGIDEGIGNSILIKFNQIGSLTETLAAIKMAKDAGFTAVISHRSGETEDATIADLAVGTAAGQIKTGSLCRSDRISKYNQLLRIEEFLGDKAVFNGRSEIKGQ from the coding sequence ATGTCAAATATTAGTAAGATTATCGCACGTGAGATCATGGATTCGCGTGGTAATCCAACCGTTGAAGCCGATGTTTATCTAGAATCCGGTGCCTGGGGCAGGGCATGTGCGCCATCCGGGGCTTCTACCGGTTCACGTGAAGCACTGGAACTACGTGACGGCGACAAGTCGCGTTATTTAGGTAAAGGTGTGCTTAAAGCGGTTGCTGCTATCAATGACAAAATCAGCCCGGCACTGCTGGGTAAAGATGCCTTGGCCCAGGCCGATATCGATCAGGTGATGATCGACCTTGACGGCACCGAAAACAAAGAAGTGTTAGGCGCCAATGCTATTCTGGCGGTTTCCCTGGCCAATGCCAAAGCGGCGGCTATGGCCAAAGGCGTGCAGTTGTTCGAACATATTGCCGACTTAAACGGCACCCCGGGCCAGTACTCTTTGCCTCTGCCGATGATGAATATCTTAAACGGTGGCGAGCACGCCGATAACAACGTTGATATTCAAGAATTCATGGTTCAGCCTGTCGGCGCTGTCAGCTTCAGTGAAGCCTTGCGCATGGGCGCGGAAATCTTCCACCAGCTGAAAAAAGAACTTTCTGCCCAGGGCCTTAATACGGCCGTAGGTGATGAAGGTGGTTTTGCCCCTAACCTGGCTTCCAATGAAGACGCCTTAAAAGTTATCGAGCAGGCGGTTGCTGCTGCCGGTTATGAAATGAATAAAGACGTCACCCTGGCACTGGATTGCGCAGCTTCTGAATTTTACAAAGAAGGCGTTTACGACTTAAGCGGTGAAGGCAAGCAATTTGATTCCGAAGGTTTTGCCGGCTATCTGGCTGAACTGAGCGCCCGCTACCCTATTGTTTCCATCGAAGACGGTTTGGATGAAAGCGACTGGGCCGGCTGGAAAATTCTGACCGATAAAGTTGGCGAGAAGGTACAGCTGGTCGGGGATGACTTATTTGTGACCAACACCAAGATCTTAAAACGTGGTATCGATGAAGGCATAGGTAACTCTATCCTGATCAAATTCAACCAAATCGGCTCGCTGACCGAAACGCTGGCGGCGATCAAAATGGCCAAAGATGCCGGCTTTACCGCGGTTATTTCTCACCGCAGCGGTGAAACGGAAGATGCTACCATTGCCGACCTGGCGGTAGGTACTGCGGCGGGTCAAATCAAAACCGGCTCTTTATGCCGCTCTGATCGCATTTCAAAATACAACCAGTTATTACGCATCGAAGAGTTCTTAGGTGACAAAGCTGTCTTTAACGGCCGTTCTGAAATCAAAGGACAATAA
- a CDS encoding M14 family zinc carboxypeptidase — translation MRKVSKLSSLVALALGGVLPASQADNHQLQQTLDGITQEMAVTNIYRAYFPSEEIARKTAISFHSNLLESHLSEGYLILELSEEEMAKLKPFGYKFEQAHAFIKQRDQRLLRLEQQMLEKKRALTDIPQASQALPDIQSIPGYSCYQTVEETFTQAEAMVANNANLAELIDVGDSWLKTQNQGGYDIRVLKLTNKNTAGDKPILFINTAIHAREYTTAPLIMEFANWLLNGYGTDADATWLLDAHEIHWMMQTNPDGRKQAETGLSWRKNTNENYCGATSSSRGADLNRNFTFSWNSTNGQGSSGNQCSSTYRGPTAGSEPEIQALENYVRSIFPDRRGTGSNDAAPADTQGIHLDIHSYSELILWPWGDTSQAAPNGTALQTLGRKLADFNGYMPQQSVGLYPTDGTSDNVSYGELGVAAFTFELGTSFFQSCSVFENTIVPDNLPALVYAAKVVGAPYITPGGPDITALTINGSSNSGTIPPNSSGTLAATASDDRFSSRNGTESTQNISAIEYYLDTPPWENGAVAISLSASDGSFNSKTESGDVSIDTTGLAAGQHTVYLRAQDAGGTWGAVSAMFLQVSDDVVVPDNQLENGVAKTGLSGARSSDTYFTMEVPADANSLSFVMTGGSGDADLYVKYNADPANGYDCRPYQNGNEETCTISNIQAGTYQVMLRGYSAYSGVSLTGTYTTGTVSGYENTTDVAIPDNSAAGASSTINVDRSGASGTVSVEVDIIHTYIGDLTVDVIAPNGSSFNLHNRSGNGSNNINQTYSVDVGAIDSQGTWTLKVVDNANVDTGNIDRWKISF, via the coding sequence ATGAGAAAAGTATCAAAACTATCAAGCCTGGTAGCCTTGGCGCTTGGCGGCGTGTTGCCGGCATCCCAGGCGGATAATCATCAGTTGCAGCAAACCCTGGACGGCATCACGCAGGAAATGGCGGTAACCAACATCTACCGGGCGTATTTCCCCAGCGAAGAGATTGCCCGCAAAACGGCGATCAGCTTTCACAGCAATTTGCTTGAATCCCACCTCAGTGAAGGTTATTTGATCCTTGAGTTGAGCGAAGAGGAAATGGCGAAGCTTAAACCTTTCGGGTATAAGTTCGAGCAGGCGCACGCCTTTATCAAACAAAGAGATCAGCGCCTGTTGCGCCTCGAGCAGCAAATGCTGGAAAAAAAGCGGGCATTGACTGATATCCCCCAAGCGTCACAGGCGCTGCCGGACATTCAGTCGATCCCCGGCTATAGCTGTTACCAGACGGTGGAAGAAACCTTTACCCAGGCAGAAGCCATGGTTGCAAACAATGCCAACCTGGCAGAGCTTATCGATGTCGGCGATTCCTGGCTGAAAACCCAGAACCAGGGGGGGTATGATATCCGGGTATTAAAACTGACCAATAAGAATACTGCAGGTGATAAACCTATCTTATTTATCAACACCGCTATCCATGCCCGGGAATATACGACCGCGCCGCTGATCATGGAATTTGCCAACTGGCTGCTTAACGGCTACGGCACCGATGCCGATGCCACCTGGCTGCTCGATGCCCATGAAATTCACTGGATGATGCAAACGAATCCCGACGGGCGAAAGCAGGCGGAAACCGGTTTATCCTGGCGTAAAAACACCAATGAAAATTACTGCGGTGCGACCTCCAGCAGCCGTGGCGCGGACTTAAACCGTAACTTCACCTTTAGCTGGAATTCCACCAACGGCCAGGGCTCGAGCGGAAACCAGTGCAGCAGTACCTACCGCGGACCGACGGCCGGTTCTGAACCGGAAATCCAGGCGCTGGAAAATTATGTCCGCTCTATCTTCCCCGACCGGCGCGGCACTGGCAGTAATGATGCCGCCCCCGCAGATACCCAGGGCATACATCTGGATATCCACAGCTACAGTGAGCTGATTTTATGGCCCTGGGGGGATACCAGTCAGGCGGCCCCCAACGGTACCGCCTTGCAGACGCTGGGCAGGAAGCTGGCGGATTTTAACGGCTATATGCCGCAGCAATCCGTCGGTTTATATCCCACCGACGGCACCAGTGACAATGTCAGTTATGGCGAGTTAGGGGTCGCGGCCTTTACCTTTGAGCTTGGCACCAGCTTTTTCCAAAGCTGCTCTGTCTTTGAAAATACCATAGTACCGGATAACCTGCCGGCACTGGTGTATGCGGCGAAAGTGGTCGGCGCCCCCTATATTACCCCGGGTGGACCGGATATTACCGCCCTGACCATTAACGGCAGCAGCAACAGCGGCACTATCCCGCCAAACAGCAGCGGTACTTTGGCAGCCACCGCCAGCGATGATCGTTTCAGCTCCCGTAACGGCACCGAGTCGACCCAAAATATCAGTGCGATAGAATATTATCTGGATACCCCGCCATGGGAAAACGGCGCTGTGGCCATCAGCTTGTCCGCCAGTGACGGCAGCTTTAACAGTAAAACCGAAAGCGGTGATGTCAGCATAGATACCACAGGCTTAGCGGCCGGTCAGCACACGGTTTACTTAAGGGCACAGGATGCCGGTGGTACCTGGGGCGCAGTCTCGGCGATGTTTTTACAGGTCTCCGACGATGTGGTGGTCCCAGATAACCAGCTGGAAAATGGTGTTGCGAAAACCGGTTTGAGTGGCGCAAGAAGCTCGGATACTTACTTCACCATGGAAGTACCAGCGGATGCCAACTCATTGAGTTTCGTCATGACTGGCGGCAGCGGTGATGCCGATCTTTATGTCAAATACAATGCCGACCCGGCCAATGGCTATGATTGCCGCCCCTATCAAAACGGCAATGAAGAAACCTGTACCATTAGTAATATCCAGGCAGGCACCTACCAGGTGATGCTCAGGGGGTATAGCGCCTATAGCGGTGTGAGCCTGACCGGTACTTATACTACGGGTACGGTTTCCGGCTATGAGAACACTACGGATGTGGCGATCCCGGATAACAGCGCTGCCGGTGCCAGCAGTACCATCAATGTTGACCGCAGCGGTGCTTCCGGCACTGTCAGTGTCGAGGTGGATATTATTCATACCTATATCGGTGATTTGACGGTGGATGTTATTGCGCCCAATGGCAGCAGCTTTAATCTCCATAATCGCAGCGGTAATGGCAGTAATAATATCAACCAGACCTACAGCGTGGATGTCGGTGCTATTGACTCTCAGGGCACCTGGACCCTCAAAGTGGTTGATAATGCCAATGTTGATACCGGCAATATCGATCGCTGGAAAATCAGCTTTTAA
- the ftsB gene encoding cell division protein FtsB — MRVITAVLLVFLLLLQYRLWFGKNSVPDYLALEEEVVRQKLDNEKLTQRNKLLYADTDDLKSGVEAIEERARNELGMIKSGETFFRIIPKDKNATQESR, encoded by the coding sequence ATGCGGGTGATCACTGCTGTTTTACTGGTGTTTTTGCTGTTATTGCAATACCGGCTTTGGTTCGGGAAAAACAGTGTGCCCGATTACCTGGCGCTGGAAGAAGAAGTGGTCCGGCAAAAGCTCGACAACGAGAAGCTTACCCAAAGAAATAAATTATTATATGCCGACACCGATGATCTCAAATCCGGGGTCGAAGCCATTGAAGAGCGTGCCCGCAATGAACTGGGCATGATCAAGAGCGGTGAAACCTTTTTCCGCATTATTCCCAAAGATAAAAACGCCACGCAGGAAAGCCGTTAA